The DNA sequence GTGTTGGTATTCGATGCTCACGGATATCGGACAATAGGTGGTCCCCTTAGGTGGTCTCCTTGTCGTGCGGCGCGGAGCTCGCTGCGCTCGTCGCGTGGCGCGGGGTGGCGCGGCGTGGCGCGGCGTGGTGCTAAGGGGTTCACCAGTTGTCCGAAATGCCGTAGTGCGCGGAGTAGGTACTGGTGCAGCTCCCAGTGCAGCTCCCAGTGACCGGCCCACAATCCCCGGCCCCCAGTCCCCGGCGCTCAGTCCCCAGCTCTCGGCCACCGCTCCGCAGTTCGCACCGGGACCGTAATCGCCACCACGGTGCTCGCAGGCTTGCGGCGGCAGTTATGTTATATTACTATTTGGTTATATATGACGCTTATCGCGGCGGTGGGGGCGGTGCTGGTCGGCCTGACGCTCGGGTTGCTGGGCGGCGGCGGAGCCATCGTGACGGTGCCGGTGCTGGTCTATGCGCTCGGGCTCGACGCCAAGCTGGCCGTCGTCATGGCCCTGCCGATCGTCGGCGGCGTGTCGCTGATCGGCGTCGTGCAGCACTGGCGCCAGGGCAACGTGGACTTCCGCACGGCCGGTGCCTTCGGCCTCACGGCGATGGGCGGCGCCTACGGCGGCGCGCGGTTGGCGCAGTTCGTCAGCGGGCGCCTGCAGCTCACGCTGCTCGCATTGCTCATGCTCGGCTCGGCGTTCTCCATGCTGCGCGGCGCCGGGCCCAAGGCCGCAGCGGAGAGCGACACCCGCAACCTCAGCGTCGGCGTGCTGGCCGTGGGCCTCGGCGTCGGCGTGCTTACCGGCCTGCTCGGCATCGGCGGCGGATTCCTGCTGGTGCCGGCGCTAGTGCTGCTCGCGCAGGTGCCGATGCGGCAAGCGGTCGGTACCTCGCTCACGGTGATCGCCATGAACACCGCCGCGGGCTACCTCGGCTACCTCGGCCAGGTCGATTTGCCGTGGACGCTGGTGCTGCAGTTCAGCGCCATCGCCGGCGTCGGCATCATCATCGGCTCGGCGTTGGTGCCGCGCATCCCGCAACTCGCCCTCAAGAAATCCTTCGGCGTGCTGCTGATCTTCCTCGGCGCGCTCATCCTTTGGCAGCAGACTTGATCCGGAGACTCCCATGTTCTTCAAGCGCTTCTACGACGACGGACTCGCCCAAGCCTCGTACATGATCGGTTGCCAGGCGACCGGCGACGCGATGGTGATCGACGCCAACCGCGACCTGCAGCAGTACCTCGATGCCGCCGCAGCCGAGAAGCTCCGCATCACGCACGTGAGCGAGACGCACATCCATGCTGACTACGTGTCGGGCTCGCGCGAGCTGGCCAAGCGCACGGGCGCGCAGCTGTTCCTGTCCGCCGAGGGCGGTACGGACTGGCAGTACGGCTTCGCCAAGCAGGACGGCGCGACACTTGTTCGCGACGGCGACGTGATCAAGGTCGGCAACATCAAGATCGAAGTCATGCACACGCCGGGCCACACGCCGGAGCACATCTCGTTCCTCGTCACGGACACGGCCGGCGCCAGCGAGCCGATGGGCATCGTGACGGGCGACTTCGTGTTCGTGGGCGACGTAGGTCGCCCGGACCTGCTCGAGAAGGCCGCCAAGGTGGCGAACACCATGGAAGACGGCGCGCGCACGCTGTTCCACTCGCTGGAGCGCTTCCGCAAGCTGCCGGACTACATCCAGGTGTGGCCGGGCCACGGCGCCGGCTCGGCATGCGGCAAGGCCCTCGGCGCCGTGCCGATGAGCACGGTGGGCTACGAGAAGCGCTTCAACTGGGGCGTGGGCACGACGGACGAGCAGCAGTTCGTCGACATGGTGCTGGCCGGCCAGCCGGAGCCGCCGCTGTACTTCGCCGAGATGAAACGCATCAACCGCGACGGTCCGGCGATCCTCGGCGGCTTCAAGCAGCCGCCGCGAGGCACGCGGGAGTCGCTGGGCTTGGCGCTGACCAACAACGCGGCCGTGATCGACCTGCGCCCGGCGACGGAGTTCGCCAAGGGCCACGTGCCCTTCACGCTCAACATCCCGCTGAACAAGAGCTTCTCCACGTGGGCGGGGTGGCTGGTGAAGTATGACCAGCCGATCCATCTCATCGGCGAGGAGCTCGAGGTGCAGAAGGCCGTGCGCGAGCTGGCGATGATCGGGCTCGACCATGTGACGGCCTGGTACCAGCCGACGATCGTCGGGGCGTGGCAGAACGCGGGCCAGGTGCTCGGCGTGGTCAAGAAGATCGACGTCGCGCACCTCGCGCCGAAGCTCGCGGCGGGTGACGTGACGGTGGTCGACGTGCGCAATCGCAGCGAGTACGAGGCGGGGCACCTGCCGGGCTCGCTGCACATCCCTGTGGGCTACCTGCCGGAGCGTCTGGCCGAGATCCCGCGCGACAAGCCGATCGTGGTGCAATGCCAGAGCGGCGCGCGCTCGGCGATCGCGACGTCGGTGCTGCAGAAGCTCGGCGTCACGGATGCGACGGATCTGGTCGGTGGCTTCGTCGCCTGGGCCAACGCGGGCAAGGACGTGGTGCGCGAAGCCGCGACGGCAGGAGTGTGACGTGGCACATCGTACGATGACGCCGGCGATGCTGGCCGAGGTGGCGGAGCGCTTCAAGGCGCTGGGCGAGCCGGTGCGGCTTTCGCTGCTGCAGGCGCTGCGCAAGAAGGAGATGTCGGTGGGCGAGCTGGTCGCAGCGACGGGGCTGGGGCAGGCGAATGTGTCCAAGCACCTGCATCAGTTGCTGGACTGCGGCTACGTCACGCGGCGCAAGGAAGGGACATTCGTGTACTATCGGATCGCGAGCGACGATGTGTTCATGCTCTGCGATGTGATGTGTTCGCGGATTGACGAAGAGGTACGGATGCGGCGGGAGAGGATCGGCAGGTAAGAGGGGGAGATGGTAACTGCAGTTACGAGTTGAAAGTTGGGAGTTGGGAGTTGTGCACTTTCAACTCTCAACTCCCAACTCGTAACTGCTGTTCAGTCCTTCTTCCGTACAGCGCGTCCCGTCCTCACCAGATCAATCGCCCAACAGATCGCCAGCACCACCGCTCCCAGCTCAAGCGGCGGGTATGCTCCCACTTCGCGGTAGACGAGCATTCCGCTGAGTCCGAAGGCGAATAGTCCGCTCCATGCGATCCAGCACTGCACCTCGAACGAGAGCGGTTGGCGCCACTTCGACTTTGCTGCGTGCATCAGTGGCCTCTCGCGCGGAGGAAACTGTCCCAGGGCGTGCTCTCGAGGGTCATGCCGAGGACGATGATCTCGAAGACGGCGAGTCCGAGGATCGTCGCGTAGAGGATTCCTGACTGCCGCTTACCTTCGCTGGGGGCGCGGCGGCAGAGCCATGCCGTCGCGAAGGTCGCCAGGCTGAGGGCGACGATGCTGGCGCCGAGGAACCAGGAGTTCTCGAGCGGCCCGAAGAACTGGCGCAGGTAGGCGAGGTGCGGCGGCAGGAAGTTGCCGGCGGGGTTCTCGACGCCGAGGAACACATTGACCTTCGCGACCTGCTGCACGGCCCAGAAGATGACGAGGCCCCAGAGACCGGTCTTGTTGCGGTCACCGTGGAGCAGCAGCGCGACGGCGCCCATGAGCAGCAGGGCGGCGACATCGCTGAGCAGCGTGGCTTGTATGGCGGGCAGCACCAGCGCCCACGAGGGCGCAGCGATGCCGAGCGCGTCCACGTGGAAGCCGGTGAGATAGCCGCCGTAGAACGTGACGGAGACCCAGCCCCAGAGCAGCGCGCCGCCCATGAAGCTGCGCCGCGCGCCGACGGCGGTGTCGTCGTTGGCGGACGAGCGCAGCTCCCAGAATCCATACACGGCGAGCATCGTCGCAACGACCAGTGCGCTGACGCGCGTCCATCCGGCGCGCTGCATGGCGATGATCAGGCCGGTCGCGACCCACCAGAACAGCACGACCAGCGCGATGCCGCGGCCGATCATGCCGCGCAACGCGCCCCTGTGCGCATTCATGCGCGCGCCGCCGTGACCGCGGCGTGGATGCTGCGCGCATCCGTGCGCGGCAGGGCGACATAGCGCGCGCCCATCGCGGCGGCGACGTCCTGCGCCTGCGGACTGGGGCGCGGCGACGTGTCGATCACCAGCACCTGGCCCTCGAGGCCGCGCAGAACGCGCGCCGACTGCAGCGCGTCGGCCATCGCCTGCTCGCGGCCGCCGCTGCCGTCGCGTGCGATGTTGGCGCGGGCGTCGGTGAGGAAGACCACGACGGTGTCGTTGCCCTCGCGGCGCGCGCGCAGCGTGAGCTCCACGGCGCGGTCGATGGCCGAGGCCAGCGGCGTGCCGCCACCCCCGGGCAGCGCGGCCAGCGCGCGCTTGGCGGCGGCGATGGCACGCGTGGGCGGCAGGAGGATCTCGGCCTGCGCGCCGCGGAACGCAATCAACGCGACTTCATCGCGGCGCGCGTAGCTCTCGGCGAGCAGCAACTCCACGGCGCCCTTGGCTTCGGCCATGCGATTCGCGGCCGACGAACCCGACGCGTCGACGACGAAGATGGCCGTGGTGCCGGCGGGTTCGAAGAGCCGGCGGATGCGGAAGTCGTCGGGGCGGACGAGCACACGCGGCTGCGGTGTGGACGCTTCGGCGGCATGCTGGGCGTCGCGCGTGCGGCGGCGCAGCGGTTGCCAGGGCGCGGCGGCGCGCAGCGTCTCCACCAAGTCGAGCCGTCCGCCGCCGCGCGGATCGCCGCGGCGCGTGCCGACCTGGCGGCCGCGCAGGCCGCCACTGCGATCCGCACCGGCACGTCCGGCCGCGCGGCCGGCTTTGGGTGTGCGCGTCGGCGCATCCATGGTGAGGCCGACAGGTAACGCGGCGACCATCGCCTCGATGATGCGCTCCTCAAGCTCACGCACATCCTGCTCGTCGCGCTCGGCGCTGTCGTCTTGGTTCTGCGCGTCGTCGGGCGGCGGCGGCGGGGGCTCCGGCTCGGAGCTGGCCTCCGGTGGCGGCGCCGGCAGGCGCGTCGCGCGGGGCCCGAGCACGAGCGCCGCGGCCGTTGCGAGATCGCCGTCGGTGGTCGCGCGGCGGCCATCGAGCGCCGCGAAGCAACGCGCCGCGCGCAGGGCCGCGCGCACCGCGCGCAGGGAGTCGATGCCATACAGCTCGGCGGTGTGCACGAGGGTGCGCAGCTGCGCCTCGTCGGCGATCACGTTGGGCAGCAACGCGGCGGCGGTCGAGATGTCATCCCGCGAATACAGTGCGGGCAGCGGCTGCGCGTCGAGCATCAGATGAAACGCGCAGCGGTCGGCGATTGCGCCGTGCACGGGATCTTCGTCGGCCTCGGCTTCATCGATGGCGACGATCGTGACCCGCGCGGCATGATGCTCCGGCGCATCCTCGATGCGTACGCGCTGTGCGACGTGACCGAGGTCGAGCACCTGGGTGAGACGCGCGGCGAGCGAGGCTCCGATGCGTTCGGCGCCGGGGATGACGAGCAGGCCCCCGTCGAGCGCCGCGAGCAGTCCGCGGTCGGCGACGGGCCGTCCGTGGGCAAGCGTCATCGCGAGGTCGAGTCCGCCGAGGAGCCGATCGTCGGGGATGGCGAGCGGCAAGCGACGATGTGGCGCGGCTTCAGGCATCAAGCACCGCAGACGCGCGACGAACGCCTCGGCAATGTCACTGCGCGGCGCGCGGAGTACGGCGCCGCCGAGGGCGACGCCGTCGAGCGCGAGCACGGCCGCCGCGAGTTCGGCGCGCGTCGCGGGATCGAGCGCAGCCGCGGCTTCGTTCACGCCGCGCCCAGCACGTCCACGACGGCGCGCTCGATGCGCACGGCCGAGCCGACGTCATCGAGTACGTTGCGGCGCAGGCGGTGACGCAGCGCCGAGGGCGCGATGGTACGGAGGTGCGCGGTGGTAACGGCGCGCGCGCCGTCGTAGGCGGCAAGGGCGCGGGCGCCGCGCAGCAGCGCGAGTTCGCCGCGCACGCCGTCGGTGCCGACGGCGGCGCAGAGGCGGGCGGCGTCGCGCAGCACGGCGTCGGGCACCTTGAGCGCGTCGATCCTCTTGCGGGCGCGTTCGACGTGCTTGCGCGCGTCGAGGTCTTCGGATGCCCACTTGGCGGTGAAGCCTTCGGGGTCGCGGTCGAAGGCATCGCGGCGCTTGATCACCTCGACGCGCGCATCGAGGTCGGTGGTGGTGGTGACTTCGACGGAGAGGCCGAAGCGATCGAGCAGCTGCGGCCGCAGGTCGCCTTCCTCGGGATTGCCCGAACCGACGAGGACGAAGCGCGCGGGATGGCGCACGGAGATGCCTTCGCGTTCGACGACGTTCTCGCCGGTGGCGGCGACGTCGAGCAGGAGATCGACGAGGTGATCCTCGAGGAGGTTGATCTCGTCGACGTAGAGGTAGCCGCGATTGGCGCGCGCGAGCAGGCCGGGTTCGTAGGCTTTTTCGCCGCGCGTGAGCGCGCGTTCGAGGTCGAGCGCGCCGACGACGCGGTCTTCGGTGGCGCCGAGCGGGAGATCGACCACTGGCACAGGGTGCTTGTCGTGGCGCAGCTTCTCGCCGGCGGCGATGCGCGCGCGGCAGTCGTCGCAGCGGCGGGTGTCATTGTCGGGATCGCAGCCGTAGCGGCAGCCGCGCACGACGGACATCGGCGGGAGCAGGGCGGGCAGTGCACGCACCACGGTGGACTTCGCGGTGCCGCGATGACCGAGGATCAGCACCCCACCAATGGTGGGGTCAACGGCGGTGAGGAGGATGGCGCGCTTCATCTCCTCCTGGCCGACAATCGCCGAAAACGGGAAGGCGAGTCGCAACGGGAGCACTCCGGGGGGTAAGTGTCAGACCTAGATTATAGGAGGGACCGCAGGTGTCGCAATCCCCTGACACTCAATATGTCCAGTAGACTTGACAGATTGAAAACACGGTCTTATCGTCGCCTTGTCGGCACACCCCCACTCCGACGCTCGGTGTGGGGAACAGTGCCGGCCTCTCCCGGGCTTCACTCCGAATGGCACCTCCGGAGAATACGATGGTTGGGGTGGCGGTCGCTGATGAGGCGCCGCCGATGACCTGGCGCGATCGCCTGCTGGCTTGGCGTGATCGTATCCAGTCGAGCCCCACGTTCCAGCGCTGGGCTGCGAGTTTCCCGCTCACGCGACCGATCGCCCTGCGACGGTCACGCGCGCTGTTCGACCTCACGGCCGGCTTCGTCTACACGCAGACGCTCACGGCGTGTGTGCGGGTCGGACTGTTTGACTTCCTGGCGGAGAGGCCGCGCACGCGCGCGGAGATTGCCGCCCACGTGGGAATCCCGCTGGAAGAGACCGAGCGGCTACTCCGTGCGGCGATTGCGCTCAAGCTGGTGCAGGGGCGGTCAGGCGACCGGTTCGGCTGCGGTCCGATGGGTGCGCCGTTGATTGGAAATGTCGGCTTGGCTCGAATGATTGAGCACAATGCCTTGCTATATCAGGACTTGACGGATCCTATCGAGTTCTTCCGGTCAAGTCAGAGCAGTAACAGAGCAGTATTGCAACACTTTCCGTACACAAGCGTCACTGATCCTGAAAAGTTCGGCCGCGGTGTGGTCGCCGACTACTCCTCACTGATGGCGGAGACTGTGCGGCCGCTGGCGGAGGACATCCTCGACCGGTACTCGCTGGACGGTCGAAAGGCGCTGTTGGATGTGGGTGGTGGTGAGGGCGCGTTCCTCGCCGAGGTCGCCTGGAGGTATCAGGGGATCGGTTTGAAGTTGTTCGACCTCCCTGCTGTGGTAGAGGGGGCGAAGATACGTCTGGCCCGGTTGGGTCTTGTGGGGCGGGTGGAATTGTCCGGGGGGAACTTTCATCAGGACCCCCTCCCAACCGGTGCCGACGTAATCACGTTAGTGCGCGTGCTCTTGGACCACGATGACGCCTCTGTGCTGGGGCTGCTGCGGCGGGTGCGCGCGGCGCTCGAGCCGGGTGGCGTCTTGTTGATCGTGGAGCCGTTCTCGGGAGTGCGCGGGGCGGAGACGGTCGGCGATGCCTATTTCGGCCTGTACCTGCGGGCGATGGGACGGGGTCGGGCGCGTCGGGCGGATGAGCTCCAGGCCCTACTAATGAAGGCGGGGTTCTCTGGCAGCAAAGTGCACCGGACCCGGTACCCGGTGTACGCGGGGCTGATTTCGGCGACTCCATAGACGCACCGGCTCGATTTGAGCTGGGGACTAGCGGGCCGGCCCTCCGGCCCTCAAGTTTTTCCGGTAGTGTAAATCTGTCTTGACGGTTTGTAGTGTCAGTCGTACGTTACGGACTGAAGGCTCCTTCCTTATTGAGGACGCTGGTGCAGACTCGGGCGATTGTCTTCGAACAACCACGGCAACTCAGCGTGCGCGAGCTCACACTCGCGGCACCGAGTGCATCGGATGTCGTTGTCGACATCGCGTGGTCGTCGATTAGCGCCGGGACGGAACGTCTGCTGTGGGAAGGCCGCATGCCGATGTTTCCGGGCCTCGCGTATCCGCTGGTGCCGGGCTACGAGTCGGTAGGCACAGTAATGAAAGTCGGTGATGGGGTCACGCAACTCGCGCCGGGTACGAGTGTCTTCGTGCCGGGCGCGAACTGTTATGGCCCCGACGTGCGCGGGCTCTTCGGCGGCGCATCACGTCGCGTCGTCGTGCCCGCATCGCGCGTGATCGCCATCGATCCGTCATTGAAGGAGCGCGCGACGTTGCTCGCGCTCGCCGCCACGGCGCTGCACGCGCTGCGCGGCGGATCCGCGCTGCCCGAGCTCGTGATCGGCCACGGCGTCTTCGGCCGTCTCACGGCGCGCCTGATCCAAGCGCTGGGTGGCAGCCCCACGGTGTGGGAGCGCAACGACGCCCGCATGGGCGGTGCGACCGGTTACGCCGTGCTCGACGCGGCGAACGATCCGCGCAAGGACTACCGCTGCATCTTCGACGCCTCCGGCGATGCGTCGCTGCTTGATGCGCTGGTGATGCGCCTGGCCAAGGGCGGGGAGATCGTGCTCGCGGGCTTCTACTCGACGCCGATCTCCTTCGTGTTTCCGCCGGCCTTCATGAAAGAAGCTCGCTTCCGCATCGCGGCCGAATGGTCGCCGGCGGATCTCGCCGACTGCGTCGCCATGCACCGCGACGGTCGGCTCTCGCTGGACGGACTCATCACGGATATCTCCCCCGCCGAACGCGCTGCCGATGCCTATCGCGCCGCGTTCGATGATCCGCACTGCCTCAAGATGGTCCTCGACTGGAGCACACTATCGTGATTGACAACGGCACACCGACCGACGCGCTCGTCCAGCTGCACCGCGGCCTCCGCGACGAAGCCGCCTCCACGCCCGAGCCGGTCAGCACCGGCGAGGTCAAGAAGGAAACGCAGATCATCGCGATCTACGGCAAGGGCGGCATCGGCAAGTCGTTCACGCTGGCGAACCTCTCCTATATGATGGCGCAGCAGGGCAAGAAGGTCCTGCTGATCGGCTGCGACCCGAAGAGCGACACGACGTCGCTGCTCTTCGGCGGCCGCGCGACGCCGACGATCATCGAGACGAGCTCCAAGAAGAAGCTGGCCGGCGAAGAAGTCACCATCTCCGATGTGTGCTTCAAGCGCGACGGCGTCTTCGCGATGGAACTGGGCGGTCCGGAAGTCGGCCGCGGCTGCGGCGGACGCGGCATCATCCACGGCTTCGAACTCCTCGAGAAGCTGGGCTTCCATGAATGGGGCTTCGACTACGTGCTGCTCGACTTCCTGGGCGACGTGGTCTGCGGCGGCTTCGGCCTGCCGATTGCCCGCGACATGTGCCAGAAGGTCATCGTCGTCGCCTCCAACGACCTGCAATCGCTCTACGTCGCCAACAACGTCTGCTCGGCGGTCGAATACTTCCGCAAGCTGGGCGGCAACGTCGGCGTCGCGGGCATGGTGATCAACAAGGATGACGGCACGGGTGAGGCTGCGGCGTTCGCCGACATCGTCGGCATCCCGGTCTTAAGCGCGATCCCGGCGCACGAGGATATCCGCCGCAAGAGCGCCAACTATGAGATCGTCGGCTTGCCCGGCGGTCAGTGGGGCTCGCTGTTCGAGACGCTGTCGACAAACGTCGCCGAAGCGCCGCCGGTACGTCCGAAGCCGCTCACGCAGGACCAGCTGCTCGGCCTGTTCGCCAGCGACGTGACGGGGCGCGACGTGGTGCTCGAGCCGGCGACGATGGTCGACATGGTCGGCCGCGCCGACATCTCGAAGCCGTCGCTCGAAGTCGTCTACGACACGGTCTGAGCCGATGACGTCGATTCCGCTTCCCATGGTCGAGAATCCCGACGCCCTCAAGGGCGACGGGATGGGCTGCCATTCGGGGAAGGAACAGCTGCAGGCGGCGGCCCGCGCGGCGGGGAAGAGCGAGACGCTCGACCAGTACGCCGCGGACTATCCCAAGGGTCCGCACGACCAGCCGCAGAGCATGTGCCCGGCGTTCGGCTCACTGCGCGTGGGGCTGCGCATGCGGCGCACGGCGACGATCCTCTCCGGCTCGGCGTGCTGCGTCTACGGACTGACGTTCACTTCGCACTTCTACGGCGCGCGCCGCACAGTCGGTTACGTGCCGTTCAACTCCGAGTCGCTGGTCACGGGCAAGCTCTTCGAAGACATCCGTGACGCCGTGCACGCGACGGCGGATCCGGAGAAGTACGACGCGATCGTGATCACGAATCTCTGCGTGCCGACCGCTTCGGGCGTGCCGCTGCAGCTGCTGCCGAAGGAAATCAACGGCGTGCGCATCATCGGCATCGACGTGCCGGGCTTCGGCGTGCCGACGCATGCGGAAGCCAAGGACGTGCTGGCCGGGGCGATGCTGAAGTACGCGCGCACGGAAGCCGAGTTGGGTCCGGTGGCGGCGCCGCGCGGTGGGAAGAGCGAGAAGCCGACGGTCACGCTGTTGGGGGAGATGTTCCCGGCCGATCCGATGGGTATCGGCGCGATGCTTGAGCCCATGGGGCTCGCCGCAGGTCCGGTGGTGCCGACGCGCGAATGGCGCGAGCTGTACGCCGCGCTGGATTCACAGGTGATCGCGGCGATCCATCCGTTCTATACGGCGAGCATCCGCGAGTTCGAGGCGGCCGGCCGCACGATCGTCGGCTCCGCGCCCGTGGGTTACGACGGCACGGCGGCCTGGCTGGAGAACATCGGGAACGCGTACAACGTGGGCGCCGACAAGATCGAGCTGGCCAAGCAGAAGATGCTGCCGGCGATCAAGGGCGCGCTCGCGAAGATGCCGATCAACGGCCGCATCACGATGAGCGGCTACGAAGGCTCCGAGCTGTTGGTGGCGCGCCTGTTGATCGAGAGCGGCGCCGATGTGCGCTATGTGGGATCTGCGGCGCCGCGCACGAGGTGGAGCGATGCCGACCGCGAATGGCTGGAGGCGAAGGGTGTGCACGTGCAGTTCCGCGCCTCGCTGGAGCAGGATCTCGCGGCGATGCAGGAGTTCCAGCCGGACCTGGCGATCGGCACGACGCCAGTGGTGCAGAAGGCGAAGGAACTCACGATCCCGGCGCTGTACTTCACGAACCTGATCTCGGCGCGGCCGTTGATGGGGCCGGCGGGGGCGGGATCGCTGGCGCAGGTGGTGAATGCGGCGATGGGGAACAAGCGCCGCTTCGATACGATGAAGGAATTCTTCGCTGGCGTCGGGGAAGGCTACGCCGCTGGCGTGTGGGAATCGGTGCCGGAGGATCGGCCGGAGTTCCGGGAGCATTACAAGCGGCATCTGCAGAAGCTCGCTCGGCAGCGGAAAGCTGAGGAGATGATCTGATGACAACTACAACAGCAGTTATGGGTTGGGAGTTGGGAGTTATGGGAGGGCACTGCGCATGCTAGTGCTCGATCATGATCGTGCGGGTGGGTACTGGGGGGCCGTGTATGTGTTCACGGCCATTAAGGGACTGCAGGTTGTCATTGACGGGCCGGTGGGCTGCGAGAATCTGCCGGTGACGTCGGTGCTGCATTACACGGATGGCTTGCCGCCGCATGAGTTGCCGATTGTCGTGACGGGGCTGTCGGAGCAGGAGCTCGGGCGCGACGGTACGGAAGGCGCGATGAAGCGCGCGCACTCGGTGATGGATCCCGAGTTGCCGGCTGTGGTGGTGACGGGGTCGATCGCCGAGATGATCGGCGGTGGCGTGACGCCGGAAGGGACGGGCATCAAGCGCTTCCTGCCGCGGACGATCGACGAAGACCAGTGGCAGAGCGCGAATCGCGCCATCTACTGGCTGTGGACCGAGTACGGCCTCAAGAAGGGCGTGAAGCCGAAGAAGGCGGAGCGTGCGCCTGGTGCGAAGCCGCGCGTGAACATCATCGGGCCGGCGTACGGGATGTTCAACACGGCCAGCGACCTGCACGAGATCCGTCGCCTGGTGGAAGGCATCGGTGCGGAGATCAACATGGTCTTCCCGCTGGGCTCGCACCTGCAGGACGTGCCGCGCTTGGTGGATGCGGACGTGAACGTCTGCATGTACCGCGAGTTCGGCCGCATGCTCTGCGAGGCCTTGGACACGCCGTACCTGCAGGCGCCGATCGGGCTGCATTCGACGACGAAGTTCCTGCGCACGCTGGGCGAGCTCCTGGGGCTGGACCCCGAGCCGTTCATCA is a window from the Pseudogemmatithrix spongiicola genome containing:
- a CDS encoding sulfite exporter TauE/SafE family protein, yielding MTLIAAVGAVLVGLTLGLLGGGGAIVTVPVLVYALGLDAKLAVVMALPIVGGVSLIGVVQHWRQGNVDFRTAGAFGLTAMGGAYGGARLAQFVSGRLQLTLLALLMLGSAFSMLRGAGPKAAAESDTRNLSVGVLAVGLGVGVLTGLLGIGGGFLLVPALVLLAQVPMRQAVGTSLTVIAMNTAAGYLGYLGQVDLPWTLVLQFSAIAGVGIIIGSALVPRIPQLALKKSFGVLLIFLGALILWQQT
- the bchC gene encoding chlorophyll synthesis pathway protein BchC, which translates into the protein MQTRAIVFEQPRQLSVRELTLAAPSASDVVVDIAWSSISAGTERLLWEGRMPMFPGLAYPLVPGYESVGTVMKVGDGVTQLAPGTSVFVPGANCYGPDVRGLFGGASRRVVVPASRVIAIDPSLKERATLLALAATALHALRGGSALPELVIGHGVFGRLTARLIQALGGSPTVWERNDARMGGATGYAVLDAANDPRKDYRCIFDASGDASLLDALVMRLAKGGEIVLAGFYSTPISFVFPPAFMKEARFRIAAEWSPADLADCVAMHRDGRLSLDGLITDISPAERAADAYRAAFDDPHCLKMVLDWSTLS
- a CDS encoding ArsR/SmtB family transcription factor, whose translation is MAHRTMTPAMLAEVAERFKALGEPVRLSLLQALRKKEMSVGELVAATGLGQANVSKHLHQLLDCGYVTRRKEGTFVYYRIASDDVFMLCDVMCSRIDEEVRMRRERIGR
- a CDS encoding magnesium chelatase subunit D yields the protein MNEAAAALDPATRAELAAAVLALDGVALGGAVLRAPRSDIAEAFVARLRCLMPEAAPHRRLPLAIPDDRLLGGLDLAMTLAHGRPVADRGLLAALDGGLLVIPGAERIGASLAARLTQVLDLGHVAQRVRIEDAPEHHAARVTIVAIDEAEADEDPVHGAIADRCAFHLMLDAQPLPALYSRDDISTAAALLPNVIADEAQLRTLVHTAELYGIDSLRAVRAALRAARCFAALDGRRATTDGDLATAAALVLGPRATRLPAPPPEASSEPEPPPPPPDDAQNQDDSAERDEQDVRELEERIIEAMVAALPVGLTMDAPTRTPKAGRAAGRAGADRSGGLRGRQVGTRRGDPRGGGRLDLVETLRAAAPWQPLRRRTRDAQHAAEASTPQPRVLVRPDDFRIRRLFEPAGTTAIFVVDASGSSAANRMAEAKGAVELLLAESYARRDEVALIAFRGAQAEILLPPTRAIAAAKRALAALPGGGGTPLASAIDRAVELTLRARREGNDTVVVFLTDARANIARDGSGGREQAMADALQSARVLRGLEGQVLVIDTSPRPSPQAQDVAAAMGARYVALPRTDARSIHAAVTAARA
- a CDS encoding DUF3623 family protein, whose amino-acid sequence is MNAHRGALRGMIGRGIALVVLFWWVATGLIIAMQRAGWTRVSALVVATMLAVYGFWELRSSANDDTAVGARRSFMGGALLWGWVSVTFYGGYLTGFHVDALGIAAPSWALVLPAIQATLLSDVAALLLMGAVALLLHGDRNKTGLWGLVIFWAVQQVAKVNVFLGVENPAGNFLPPHLAYLRQFFGPLENSWFLGASIVALSLATFATAWLCRRAPSEGKRQSGILYATILGLAVFEIIVLGMTLESTPWDSFLRARGH
- a CDS encoding methyltransferase, yielding MAVADEAPPMTWRDRLLAWRDRIQSSPTFQRWAASFPLTRPIALRRSRALFDLTAGFVYTQTLTACVRVGLFDFLAERPRTRAEIAAHVGIPLEETERLLRAAIALKLVQGRSGDRFGCGPMGAPLIGNVGLARMIEHNALLYQDLTDPIEFFRSSQSSNRAVLQHFPYTSVTDPEKFGRGVVADYSSLMAETVRPLAEDILDRYSLDGRKALLDVGGGEGAFLAEVAWRYQGIGLKLFDLPAVVEGAKIRLARLGLVGRVELSGGNFHQDPLPTGADVITLVRVLLDHDDASVLGLLRRVRAALEPGGVLLIVEPFSGVRGAETVGDAYFGLYLRAMGRGRARRADELQALLMKAGFSGSKVHRTRYPVYAGLISATP
- the bchI gene encoding magnesium chelatase ATPase subunit I — translated: MRLAFPFSAIVGQEEMKRAILLTAVDPTIGGVLILGHRGTAKSTVVRALPALLPPMSVVRGCRYGCDPDNDTRRCDDCRARIAAGEKLRHDKHPVPVVDLPLGATEDRVVGALDLERALTRGEKAYEPGLLARANRGYLYVDEINLLEDHLVDLLLDVAATGENVVEREGISVRHPARFVLVGSGNPEEGDLRPQLLDRFGLSVEVTTTTDLDARVEVIKRRDAFDRDPEGFTAKWASEDLDARKHVERARKRIDALKVPDAVLRDAARLCAAVGTDGVRGELALLRGARALAAYDGARAVTTAHLRTIAPSALRHRLRRNVLDDVGSAVRIERAVVDVLGAA
- a CDS encoding MBL fold metallo-hydrolase, whose protein sequence is MFFKRFYDDGLAQASYMIGCQATGDAMVIDANRDLQQYLDAAAAEKLRITHVSETHIHADYVSGSRELAKRTGAQLFLSAEGGTDWQYGFAKQDGATLVRDGDVIKVGNIKIEVMHTPGHTPEHISFLVTDTAGASEPMGIVTGDFVFVGDVGRPDLLEKAAKVANTMEDGARTLFHSLERFRKLPDYIQVWPGHGAGSACGKALGAVPMSTVGYEKRFNWGVGTTDEQQFVDMVLAGQPEPPLYFAEMKRINRDGPAILGGFKQPPRGTRESLGLALTNNAAVIDLRPATEFAKGHVPFTLNIPLNKSFSTWAGWLVKYDQPIHLIGEELEVQKAVRELAMIGLDHVTAWYQPTIVGAWQNAGQVLGVVKKIDVAHLAPKLAAGDVTVVDVRNRSEYEAGHLPGSLHIPVGYLPERLAEIPRDKPIVVQCQSGARSAIATSVLQKLGVTDATDLVGGFVAWANAGKDVVREAATAGV